The DNA sequence tgggaaaaggctttgttgttgttgttgttgttgttgtaaataGATACacatattaattatttatttaattccaAAAAAGGCACGCATAAATTGCCACGTGTCATTCCTACGcggtctctttctctctctctctctctcatttgtaGCTTCTGTATATATGTACCATGTACGTACCTCGTTGGCAAACAAAGACATACATCAAAATCTCAATCATCAAACTTTCGAAAAGCTGCAAGCTTTGTCATCATGTCTACAGCAATGGTAATCTCTGCTCTTCACTCAGCTCTGCCACCGCCGCGGCGTTTCAATTCCAGCGTTAACCGAAAGACGGGGTTGCTGGAAATGCGGCGTAGGCGTCGTCCTCTGACGATTTCTGCGTCGTCGCGTGGTCATGATAATTACGACGGTAGACTTGTGGACGAGGACATGATTGTGCTTGGAATGCGAATTCACGAGGTGGAGATGGAAGACGAAGACAATCACCAACCGCCGTCGAACTGGATGCAGTGGGAGAAGCAATATTATGCACACTACAACTCGGACATCAGCGAAGGCGTGGGGTTGTTGCAATCCCATTTGATGAACACCAGGCCTAGCGTGGCGTTGGGAATGCTTGCTCTTGTTATACTTAGCGCCCCAATATCCACGGCTGCTTTGATGTTCCGATTGCTGGACATTTTTAAGGGGATCTTAGGCGGTGGGAATATTCACTTTTAGTCCATGTATGCATGGCTTCATTGCCTTCTGTAAATAGATaaacatattaattattttcttaattaattaatttcttggaaAATTGTTCACTCATATAGCTATATCGAATTAATTTATTAGTTATGTTTCATTATCGAGATAACTTGTCGCAAAGTTTTTGCACATGCAAtacaatcaaatttcaacacACAAAATCTTAACTAGTTATTAAtttaagggagactttggatgcggtccctagttatgaacaattttttactgaaaccttgttgtttttcaatttttgatccaagtccctaaaattaattgataatttatttctatgtacgttactatattttttaaattaaaaattaaaatttatagttgtttatagtaatgagattttaaataaaaaaccataatttgtgggattaaaaatattaaaatataaatatactattgtgtgtgtgtgtgtgtgtgtaaacatgggtacattcataaaaaataaccaaaatattattgtatcaaaacatgggtacattcttcaaaatgggtacat is a window from the Malus domestica chromosome 16, GDT2T_hap1 genome containing:
- the LOC103402324 gene encoding uncharacterized protein, with the translated sequence MVISALHSALPPPRRFNSSVNRKTGLLEMRRRRRPLTISASSRGHDNYDGRLVDEDMIVLGMRIHEVEMEDEDNHQPPSNWMQWEKQYYAHYNSDISEGVGLLQSHLMNTRPSVALGMLALVILSAPISTAALMFRLLDIFKGILGGGNIHF